From one Tsukamurella tyrosinosolvens genomic stretch:
- a CDS encoding phosphonatase-like hydrolase translates to MTAPARTIDLVALDMAGTTIDDGGAVYEALRGAVEDGGATVAQADLQVWMGTDKVEAITNLLRLGGVEPTPERVDAGFARFRERLQEAYAATPPTAIEGVPAALAELRGRGIKIALTTGFDDAVALPLLAALGWKIGDGADAVVDAVVTTSDVAAGRPAPYMIHRAMERTGVRDVRRVLAAGDTAVDVQAANNAGAVSVGVLTGKADPQVLADAGADHVLGGVVDIPALLDA, encoded by the coding sequence ATGACCGCACCCGCCCGCACCATCGACCTCGTCGCGCTGGACATGGCCGGCACGACGATCGACGACGGTGGCGCCGTCTACGAGGCGCTCCGCGGCGCCGTCGAGGACGGCGGGGCCACCGTCGCGCAGGCCGACCTGCAGGTGTGGATGGGTACCGACAAGGTGGAGGCGATCACCAACCTGCTCCGCCTCGGCGGCGTCGAGCCCACCCCCGAGCGCGTCGACGCGGGCTTCGCCCGCTTCCGGGAGCGACTGCAGGAGGCCTACGCCGCGACGCCGCCCACCGCCATCGAGGGCGTGCCCGCCGCGCTCGCCGAGCTCCGCGGGCGCGGGATCAAGATCGCCCTGACCACCGGGTTCGACGATGCCGTCGCCCTCCCGCTCCTCGCCGCGCTCGGCTGGAAGATCGGCGACGGCGCCGACGCGGTCGTCGACGCCGTGGTCACCACGTCCGACGTGGCCGCGGGCCGCCCGGCGCCGTACATGATCCACCGCGCGATGGAGCGCACCGGCGTCCGCGACGTCCGCCGCGTGCTCGCCGCGGGGGACACCGCCGTCGACGTGCAGGCGGCGAACAATGCCGGCGCCGTCTCCGTCGGCGTGCTCACCGGCAAAGCCGACCCGCAGGTGCTCGCGGACGCCGGCGCCGACCACGTGCTCGGCGGCGTCGTCGACATCCCGGCCCTGCTCGACGCGTAG